TAATACACGGAATCACCGAAATGTGTGCAACaacgtttaaaaattttcagtcttgaacgaaatgaaacagaatgaaaaagtaggagcaacaaacaaaaaacgattAGTTGAGAATTGACGCACTAACTCGTATCATTATACCAACTCCCATTTTCAAAAGTTGATGAccaatcgaaaatcgaattacgAGATGAAAAGTCGAAATTCGAGATCAACCTCGTGTTTCTGAATTTGCACTGCAAAATGAGCTAGTACCCATTGGTGTCGTTGCATTTCGCGTGCAGGCCGATTCTAATTTGCTGATTGGCtgcattgaaaattgaaatttggttataactaacaataagcgttTAAATATGAATGTGATGTTTACGATAACCAAGATTACCGATTCACTCTTGTTTTACAAAATGACACACGCGTCgaacataatattatattaggAATTCCATTTTCACCCACGAATAACTTCATATACATTTTAACATCAAAATTACTCATGCAGTCTGcttttaaaaaaagaattttgaatcatCTAATTGACACCGGCACGAAAAACTCAACCAAATCCGATTTTCTGATGCCCGAGCATGATAGCAATTCGTCATTGGGTTTCGCTTTACATTGATGACATTTGATTCTTCTGGTAGTTAGCTGTGAGAAACTTGAATACTGGGATAATCTTCTGTTGTTCGAATTGCTCAATTGTGTGTCTTTGACATATAATAGAAATCACTCGATGAATATTaagaatattatttgaaatattttgcaaaaaagTCTATAGTATGCAAAATAAGCTCTATTTCGAACGAAACATCAATAATTATTGTCCTATGACAATATGAGCAACTatgttcgaaatttgaaaaacttatgGTGAGTTCAATATGCCtttcagaaaagaaaagttcgttgcatttctcttttcaaataGCTTTCATCTTCGGCCGTTACCAAAAATCCCCGACCCTACTAGTTTGTACGCCACTGTGCAATCTATATATTGTTACTCCGGGCGGATAACCGGAGTGGAAATAAACGGGTCAGGGGATTAGATTAGCAATAAGTctgttttattcagaaaaggtGCGTGCGCTCTCTTCGCTAGTTCTGAACAGActgttatttacaataataacagcctactaggcaacgtcagattgacagacgtCAAAGAACGAAGAGTTTGGAGGTAGCGCCAAGAGGAGGCGGCTGACTGCCCGCGGTCAGGCATCATGACGTTGGCCACAACGTCATGATAGCGCAACAGCAGCCCTACATGACTGGCACTAACCTACCTATCGGACCATGCGATGCGTATACGCCAATATCCCGTGAAGAGATTTCCCCCAGCGTAacaatatataaaaatgaattgctGTTCGTTAGTCTCGCTAAAACTCGAGATCGGCTGAACGGATTTATCTTATCTTAGTCTTGAAATGTTCGTGGAAGTCTAGGGAAGGTTTaaaaggcgagaaaaaatcgaataattgcCGGGAAAACCTTAAAAACAGCCCCTTTCTATTTCCCATACAAATGTTTTCTAAATAAAATGTAGAGTCAATTTGAACTTTATTGCTATTCAATAGAGTTCAAATCACTGTTGTCTAAGCAATTCAGTTGTGTTCTTAACGTCAAAGAGTCTAATGTCGCGTTCCGAAACTAAGCAAAAGTGAATCGCGAACGCGATAAAATTGCATAGTCACAAAATGTAATAAATCATTAGTAGTActgattttcaatcaatttggTCGGCTTCGCTAAACTTAATTTTAGCTAACTTCAGTTATTAGGTAATGTgtcagattatttttttaatttgataaaTCTTAAGTTTTGTCACAAACTATGTTTCTGAACGCAACCATTTACGATCTTCTATGAGTGCATCCTTCTATCTTTGTGAGTGAATCCCCCGCCTCTTGCCAACTATACTGAAAAATCCAAAGACTTATccaattttatataattacataattaatACATTTAAAGAAATTTAAAACCCATATCTGTGCTACCAACAAAATATCAAGATTACTGCTTTAATGCTAAGAAAActgttttgtgaaaaaatttgtgaaataaaTGATTGGCTCGAATGCTATAAGCAGAGCCGTAAAaactttattcaaaaaaaaaaaatctttgtgaGTGACGATTACCGCTACGTGCGCGAGAACTTTCTTTACTTTTGTGATCCTTTGTGATAGTGATATTCAAAGTAGtgtgctctttttttgttgatagTTTGTGATAGTGACACTTTACTGTTAAGTGAGcacaaaattttctcactttGATTAATTACGTTACGATGCCGAGGAGAAGACGACCTGACTGAGGTCGTCGCAGTCAATCAAATGTGCGAAGAGCTACCTCACGTGCTAACCGCACTGATGACCAGAGAGAGACAGATCAAGAAAATAGTCGTATTGCTATGTCAGAATTGCGTTATTTAGTGAGTGACAATGAAGTAGATAGGCTTAGAATGCAACGAGTTCGTGCACATCAAACACAACAACAGCAAGCACGACATAATGAAAATGAGCGAATCCGCAGACGCAGTGCTTCTGTGATTCTTGAACGAGCTGCATTCCACTATGATCCGGCAATTGATTATTGTGCCGACAAATCGGTAACAATtggggaaatgaaaataatttgtaaatattgtAAGGCGTTAAAATACACTGGTGAATCTGCGGGATTATGTTGTGCTGGAGGCAAAGTAAAATTGCCACAATTGGTCCTACCACCAGATCCTTTACGCTCTTTAGTTTCTGGGATTGGAAATGATTCGAAGCACTTCTTGGCCAACATTCAGAAATATAACAACTGTTTTCAGATGACATCATTTGGCGCTACACATATTATACAGGACAATTTCATGCCCACATTCAAGGTATTATAgcagaatattttttgataatattcAAGTTTGtactaaaatatatatatcggaaatAATTAATGCACAAATTTTAAAATATTACAGATACAAGGACAAATTTATCACTTACTGGGGGCACTGTTACCACTACCTGATGCAgatcatcaatttttacaaattcatTTTATGGGCAATTCAGATGCGGAAGTTGATAATCGTTGTGCTCACAATCCAACAGTGAAGAGAACCATTGTCCAAGAATTACAAATGTTTCTTCATCAGAATAACAATTTAGTAAACATGTTCAAAATAGCATTGGATCGGATGCCATCTGATAGCCataatattatcattcgaGCTGACAAAACACCTGCCGGTGAACACACAAGGAGGTTTAATTCACCTACCATTGATGAAGTGGCTGTTGTCATTGTGGGAGAAAATTTACAATCTAGAGATATTGTGCTTCATCGTCGGAATAGTAATTTAAAACGTGTATCTGAAACACACAGGAGCTATGATGGATTACAATATCCTTTGATCTTCTGGCAGGGGGAAGATGGATACCATTTTAATATCAAAATGGTAAATCAAGTAACAGGTAAATAAATTGAGCAggattgaataatattttcaaattcaattcatCTAAGTaacatttatcatttttgattGCAGGTGCtgaaaccaacaaaaaagtTAGTGCTATGAATTTCTACTCATACAGACTCATGATCCGTCGAGGTGAAATAAATCATATTTTGTTGTGTCAACGACTTTTTCATCAGTTTGCAGTTGACATGTATGTTAAAATTGAGACTGAACGATTAACATACATCCGTTTGAACCAACGACAGCTACGATCAGAGGAATACATTCATCTCCGCGATGCTATGAATGCCGATGGCAGTGTGAATAATGTAGGAAGAATGACAATTTTGCCAGGCACTTATATAGGAAGCCCACGCCACATGCACGAATATGCTCAGGATGCTATGTCATATGTTAGGCATTATGGCCGCCCAGACTTATTTGTTACATTCACATGTAACCCAAATTGGTCCGAAATCAAGAGGGAATTGCTACATAACCAAACACCAGTTGATAGACATGACATAATTGCCAGAgtatttaaacaaaaaataaaatctctcATGAATTTCGCAATAAAGCATTGTGTGTATGGCCGAGTCCGTTGTTGGATGTACTCTGTAGAATGGCAAAAGCGTGGATTGCCACATGCGCATATATTACTCTGGTGAGTGGACAAAATAAGGCCAGATGAGATTGATTCCATAATATCAGCTGAAATTCCAGATGAAACAGTTGACCCAAAATTGCATGCAGTAGTTACCAAACACATGATACATGGACCTTGCGGACTTTTCAACTACAATTCACCCTGTATGGTCGACGGCAAGTGTTCCAAGCGATACCCAAGAGACCTGCTTGCTGAAACCGTAACGGGAAATGATGGATACCCATTGTATCGTCGGCGATCAGTTGCGGACAATGGGCGATCGGTAGTTGTAAAGGTAAGAGAACAAAATCTTGATGTAGACAATCGTTGGATTGTGCCATACTCGCCAATATTGTCCAAAACTTTTGAGACTCACATCAATGTGGAATATTGTAACTCTGTAAAGTCGATAAAGTACATATGTAAATATGTTAACAAAGGCAGCGATATGGCTGTCTTCGCTGTAACCAATGCAAATGATGAAATATCACAGTACCAGATGGGGCGCTATGTAAGTAGCAACGAAGCAATTtggcgaatattttcatttgcgATCCATGAAAGATACCCTACAGTAGTCCATTTGGCGGTCCATTTAGAAAATGGTCAACGAGTTTATTTTAATGCATCGAACGCGGCAGACAGAGCGGCACGTCCACCATCGACAACATTAACAAGTTTCTTCACAGTCTGTCAAACTGATGATTCTGCTCGCACTTTGCTGTATGCTGACATGCCACGCTATTACATATGGAATGCATCATCGAAATcgtttcagcgtcgaaaacaAGGAACACCAGTTGAAGGACATCCAAATGTATTTGCTTCAGACGCTCTGGGTCGCATCTACACAGTACATCCAAATAACGATGAATGTTATTATTTGCGATTGTTGTTGGTGAATGTTCGTGGTCCGACATCGTTCAAACAACTGAGAACAGTTAATGGACAGCTGTGTGCGACTTACCGTGAGGCATGCCAACTATTACATTTACTTGAGAATGATTCGCACTGGGATGATACGCTCAAGGATTCCGTAATATCTTCATCGCCGCATCAAATTCGTACATTGTTTGCGATTATCATATCGACATGTTTCCCCTCGAATCCAAAAGATTTGTGGGTTAAGTATAAAGATGACATGTCTGAGGATGTTTTGCATCGTGTGCGCCGTGAAACTTTGAATCCTACACTACAAATGACTGAAGAAATTTACAATGAGACATCGATCATGATAGAAGATATGTGTTTATTGATAGCAAATGAAGTATTGTCGTGTTTGAGAATGACAGCACCCAATCGTCATATGCACGATGCATTAAACCACGAGTTGCAGAGGGAACAACAGTACGACATTGAAGAATTGGCCAAAACAGTTCGTACAAATGTTCCACAATTAAATCAACAACAAAGAATTGCATACGACACTTTGATAGAAGCTGTGAACAGTGGATCTGGTGGAATTTATTTCCTTGATGCTCACGGAGGAACAGGAAAAACATTCTCAATTTCATTGCTGTTGGCGAGGATCAGATCGCGAAATGATGTTGCTCTAGTGTTGGCTGCGCATTCTGCCTTGAAATTACAATTAAACATGCAAATCACGGAAACACCAATTTGCAACATCGCCAAAAATAGCGCAATGGCCAAGATCCTACAGGTATGCGAATTAATTGTTTGGGATGAATGCACAATGGCCCATAAGAGGTCACTGGAGGCACTGGACAGAACATTGAAAGATATTCGTGACAaccaaaatatttttggtgGGGCCATGATTCTGTTGTCAGGTGATTTTCGTCAGACTCTTCCAGTTATTCCCCGATCAACTGTTGCTGATGAACTGAATGCATGCCTAAAATCAACTTATTTGTGGCAGTACGTAAAGACACTACAATTAACAACTAACATGCGAGTATTTTTGCAACATGATGAAACTGCAAATATGTTTGCGAAGCAGTTGTTAGACATTGGAAATAATAAAGTTGCAATGGACACTTCGACCGGATTCATCACATTACCCACAAATCTCTGTCACATCACAGATTCAAAAGAGGAGCTTATTCAGCGTGTTTTCCCAGATATAGCACAAAAGTTCAATAACCATAATTGGCTGGGTGAACGAGCAATATTGGCAGccgaaaataaagatgtcgagGATCTCAATACgatcattcaaaattttctccagGACAGTTGGTTTCCTTTTAATCAGTCGACACCGTTATGAACCAGGATGACGTAG
This region of Athalia rosae chromosome 7, iyAthRosa1.1, whole genome shotgun sequence genomic DNA includes:
- the LOC125501883 gene encoding uncharacterized protein LOC125501883, whose amino-acid sequence is MSELRYLVSDNEVDRLRMQRVRAHQTQQQQARHNENERIRRRSASVILERAAFHYDPAIDYCADKSALKYTGESAGLCCAGGKVKLPQLVLPPDPLRSLVSGIGNDSKHFLANIQKYNNCFQMTSFGATHIIQDNFMPTFKIQGQIYHLLGALLPLPDADHQFLQIHFMGNSDAEVDNRCAHNPTVKRTIVQELQMFLHQNNNLVNMFKIALDRMPSDSHNIIIRADKTPAGEHTRRFNSPTIDEVAVVIVGENLQSRDIVLHRRNSNLKRVSETHRSYDGLQYPLIFWQGEDGYHFNIKMVNQVTGAETNKKVSAMNFYSYRLMIRRGEINHILLCQRLFHQFAVDMYVKIETERLTYIRLNQRQLRSEEYIHLRDAMNADGSVNNVGRMTILPGTYIGSPRHMHEYAQDAMSYVRHYGRPDLFVTFTCNPNWSEIKRELLHNQTPVDRHDIIARVFKQKIKSLMNFAIKHYETVDPKLHAVVTKHMIHGPCGLFNYNSPCMVDGKCSKRYPRDLLAETVTGNDGYPLYRRRSVADNGRSVVVKVREQNLDVDNRWIVPYSPILSKTFETHINVEYCNSVKSIKYICKYVNKGSDMAVFAVTNANDEISQYQMGRYVSSNEAIWRIFSFAIHERYPTVVHLAVHLENGQRVYFNASNAADRAARPPSTTLTSFFTVCQTDDSARTLLYADMPRYYIWNASSKSFQRRKQGTPVEGHPNVFASDALGRIYTVHPNNDECYYLRLLLVNVRGPTSFKQLRTVNGQLCATYREACQLLHLLENDSHWDDTLKDSVISSSPHQIRTLFAIIISTCFPSNPKDLWVKYKDDMSEDVLHRVRRETLNPTLQMTEEIYNETSIMIEDMCLLIANEVLSCLRMTAPNRHMHDALNHELQREQQYDIEELAKTVRTNVPQLNQQQRIAYDTLIEAVNSGSGGIYFLDAHGGTGKTFSISLLLARIRSRNDVALVLAAHSALKLQLNMQITETPICNIAKNSAMAKILQVCELIVWDECTMAHKRSLEALDRTLKDIRDNQNIFGGAMILLSGDFRQTLPVIPRSTVADELNACLKSTYLWQYVKTLQLTTNMRVFLQHDETANMFAKQLLDIGNNKVAMDTSTGFITLPTNLCHITDSKEELIQRVFPDIAQKFNNHNWLGERAILAAENKDVEDLNTIIQNFLQDSWFPFNQSTPL